The window AACCCATCTCCCGCAAGTCGTGCAGGACGGGCACGAGCTGCGCCGGGGCCAGCTCGGGCGTGATCGCCGAGAGGTGGCACGCGAGATCGAGGTCCATGGCGCGCCTCAGAACACCGGCAGATCGAGCCGCTGCTTGAACACCGAGTAGCCGTCGTCGACGCTCACGACGGTGCCGTTGATGGCGTTCGCCTCGTCGGAGGCCAGGAACGCCACGACGTCCGCGATCTCCTCGGGGGCCGTGAGGGCGTTGCGCATCTGCTCGGCGGCGAAGGTCGCCCGCAGCTCCTCGCTGAACTGGTTGATGATCGGGGTCCCGACGCGCCCGGGGGTGATCGCGACGGCGCGGACGCCGTACTGCGCCAGTTCGTAGGCGGCGGAGCGGGTGAACGAGATGACGGCGGCCTTGGCGGCGCTGTACGAGAACGAGAGCTCCGCGGCCTGCTGGCCGTAGATCGACGACGTGCTGATGATGACGCCGCCCGTCCCCTGCTTCCGGAACTGCCGGCCGGCGGCGAGGATGCCGTAGTAGACGCCGTCCTGATCGATGCGGATCATCGGCGCGTAGTCGACCTCGGGGTCGTGCTCGAGCAGCGGCTTGCCGCCCGCGATCCCCGCGTTGTTGAAGATCACGTCGAGCGAGCCGAACACCTCGACCGTGCGGGCGACGGCGGCCTCCACATCCTCATAGCGGGACACGTCGGTGCGCACGGCCGCGACCGAGCCCGTGAAGCCGAGGCCCTCGAGCTCCGTCACGACCTGGTCGGAGCGCGCCAGGTCGACGTCGGCGATCATGACCTTCGCGCCCTCGCGGAGGAACTTCTCGACGGTCGCACGACCGATGCCGCTGCTGCCACCCGTGATGAGGGCGGTCTTCGATTCCAGTCGCATGTGCGACCTCCATCCATGTCTGGGGTGGGGCGGGGCGCTCTCAGCACCCCGCCCCGAGGGGTCAACCGAGCTTGTCGGAGGGGGTGATGCTGTCCGCGTTGTCGACGGTCACGAGGGTCGTGGCGACCGCGTCGAAGCGGGAGGAGGGCAGCGTGCCGTCCTTGCGGTAGGCCTCGATGTCCCCGACGACCGTGTCGAGGATGCTGGGCCAGGGCTGCTCGATGGTCGCCAGGAAGGGCCCGCCGGCCTTGATCGCGGCGATCGCCTCGCTCGTCGCGTCGACGCCGGTGACCTTCGCCTTCGAGCCCGCCTCGCTGACGGCCTGGGCGGCGCCGAGCGCCGCGTCGTCCCAACCGACCCAGACGCCGTCGAGGCCGCCGGGGTTCGCGGACAGGTAGTCCGCGACGAGGGACAGCGCCTCGGTGCGTCCCGTCGCGGGAGAGGCGACCTTCTGGATGTCGCCGCCGGCGATGTTCGCGCCCGCCGCGGTCAGCGCCTTCTCGGCGAGGCTGGCGCGCAGCCGGATGCCGGGGTGCGGGTCGTGCCCGATCACCATGATGTTCTTGCCCTTCAGGCCTCCGAGCGCTTCATCCAACGCCCCGACGGTCTGATCGACGATGCCCTGCTGGTCGGCGGTGACGTTGATCGCGAACGCATCGTTCTCCTCGGTCGCGGAGTCGATCGCGAAGATCGGGATGTTCGCGTCCTTGGCGGCGGTCACGATCGAGCCGATCGAGGCGACGTCGGTGTAGCCGTCGAAGATCGCGTCGGCACCCTGCCCGATGGCGCTCTCGACCGCGGGGTTCATCTTCTGGAAGTCGAAGTCGCCCTGGATGACGGTGAGGTCCCAGCCGAGCTCGTCGGCCTTGTCCTGCACGGCCTTGACCCACCAGGCACCCACCGGCGTCTGGTTGCCGGAGGTGAAGGCGATCACCTTGAAGGTGTCGTCACCGCCGCCTCCCGAGCCGCCCGACGAGCATCCGGTCAGGACGAGGGCCGCTGCGGCGGCCACGGCCGCGAGGGCCTTGAATGATGTGCGCACGTGTTACTCCTTTGTGTTCGTGCCGTTGTGATGGTGCGCGGTCGCGGGGCGACCGCTTCGGGAAAGCGGATGCGGAGCGTCAGCGCTCGCGGTGCCGCAGCGACGACAGCGTCACCGCGGCGATGATGATGAGGCCCGTGACGACCTGCTGGACGTAGGCGTTGACGCCGAGGATGTTCAGGCCGTTGCTCATGACGCCGATGATCGCGACGCCGACCATGGTGC is drawn from Microbacterium binotii and contains these coding sequences:
- a CDS encoding SDR family NAD(P)-dependent oxidoreductase yields the protein MRLESKTALITGGSSGIGRATVEKFLREGAKVMIADVDLARSDQVVTELEGLGFTGSVAAVRTDVSRYEDVEAAVARTVEVFGSLDVIFNNAGIAGGKPLLEHDPEVDYAPMIRIDQDGVYYGILAAGRQFRKQGTGGVIISTSSIYGQQAAELSFSYSAAKAAVISFTRSAAYELAQYGVRAVAITPGRVGTPIINQFSEELRATFAAEQMRNALTAPEEIADVVAFLASDEANAINGTVVSVDDGYSVFKQRLDLPVF
- a CDS encoding sugar ABC transporter substrate-binding protein, which translates into the protein MRTSFKALAAVAAAAALVLTGCSSGGSGGGGDDTFKVIAFTSGNQTPVGAWWVKAVQDKADELGWDLTVIQGDFDFQKMNPAVESAIGQGADAIFDGYTDVASIGSIVTAAKDANIPIFAIDSATEENDAFAINVTADQQGIVDQTVGALDEALGGLKGKNIMVIGHDPHPGIRLRASLAEKALTAAGANIAGGDIQKVASPATGRTEALSLVADYLSANPGGLDGVWVGWDDAALGAAQAVSEAGSKAKVTGVDATSEAIAAIKAGGPFLATIEQPWPSILDTVVGDIEAYRKDGTLPSSRFDAVATTLVTVDNADSITPSDKLG